The Desulfuromonadales bacterium genome includes a window with the following:
- a CDS encoding class I SAM-dependent methyltransferase, with amino-acid sequence MPKTEPFEKHVDRYEQWFLDNPLAYVSEIKAIQALLPKSGEGVEIGVGTGRFAAPLKIRHGVEPAAQMAALARKRGVEVSEGTAERLPFDDGRFDFALMVTTLCFVDDPQAALREARRVLKPGGVLVVGLIDRASPLGKSIQKQKGESLFYREATFHSAAEVVEMLKGAGFAEFAFTQTLFRPLAAIEGAEPVREGHGKGSFVAIRGKISSPQIHAD; translated from the coding sequence ATGCCCAAGACGGAACCGTTCGAGAAGCACGTCGACCGCTACGAGCAGTGGTTTCTGGATAATCCCCTCGCCTATGTCTCGGAGATCAAGGCGATACAGGCCCTGCTGCCGAAGAGCGGTGAGGGGGTGGAAATCGGGGTGGGGACCGGGCGCTTCGCGGCTCCCCTGAAGATCCGGCACGGGGTGGAGCCGGCGGCCCAGATGGCGGCGCTCGCCCGCAAGCGGGGGGTGGAGGTGAGCGAAGGGACGGCGGAGAGGCTCCCCTTCGACGACGGGCGCTTCGACTTCGCCCTGATGGTGACCACCCTCTGCTTCGTCGACGATCCGCAGGCCGCCCTGCGGGAGGCGCGCCGGGTCCTGAAGCCGGGTGGCGTCCTGGTGGTCGGACTCATCGACCGGGCTAGCCCGCTGGGGAAGAGCATTCAAAAGCAGAAAGGGGAGAGCCTCTTTTACCGCGAGGCGACCTTCCACTCGGCCGCCGAGGTGGTGGAGATGCTGAAGGGCGCCGGGTTCGCCGAATTCGCCTTCACCCAGACCCTCTTCCGCCCGCTGGCGGCGATCGAGGGGGCGGAACCGGTCCGCGAGGGACACGGCAAAGGCTCCTTCGTAGCGATCCGCGGCAAAATTTCCTCTCCGCAGATTCACGCAGATTGA